In the Brassica napus cultivar Da-Ae chromosome A7, Da-Ae, whole genome shotgun sequence genome, one interval contains:
- the LOC125576627 gene encoding uncharacterized protein LOC125576627 translates to MTLTGAHAWTVSLCNSCIVVMAGRWIMFDNGAWDFKIDNDRMGRAVDSSRIRGAEELKTCIVAAYGLLGREVLAEMSYWLNDRESEMVGLVASPVEIATDKDFRIFKALHRVDKSVNIFVTLRESVGGEMIFLRSERVIRVQMNSPVRPPDEDVAFLMEVQQIEERYKRNSQSGGMVATSKDQDKSGETLDDRSGANSENCAQEKGNVCGDDLAVDNRENKEGKVEEGGAVKTAPYNLPQQICLIEDTRTLRVEQVSVENGNNGGAHEDVVAEDEGDDSDYDYNGWHDYCRNDCVTDDDDDFVEGPGRGRSGGQSGGKGIRRPGGIGGTGAAKSACGKKQRSRGGGYISKNNDSSVEITDLARDLGSPSRLDTEVTETEVGVDVVLVTPPQSKNKHTRVTEDNDDDAVVDTPIPQPAAFQGEEVLTKAGDNVSGTPTDVGCAPNQATEAVESGDICLETPPKQYNTHNRELEDEDDVDPPVTATRQVQGGEAFMKGIQVPDMYGYNDVDGVYNEMDGSSCNPLDIDFNKEDSDIYVGRTFKHKAECKLTLAIYAIAKVCTFKLRHCKRRLTAKCYEKECKWRVVAVQLGDSPTYLVKKAILNHVCVADVRGKYKKHGTAKVLAALLRSKYERLYSGPRAMKLPEMLRTEFNYTCSYWKAWKAKELAIASAQGIEEDSYKMLPQYFHVLKLANPGTITDIKTEKDKEGKTRFKYAFMSLKACIDGWKYLRKVLVVDGTHMFGKYKGVFLSASGQDANSRVFPIAFAVVESENT, encoded by the coding sequence ATGACACTAACGGGTGCTCATGCTTGGACCGTAAGTCTGTGTAATTCTTGCATTGTGGTTATGGCTGGGAGGTGGATAATGTTTGACAATGGAGCTTGGGATTTCAAGATAGACAATGATAGAATGGGTAGAGCCGTCGATTCGTCCAGAATTAGAGGTGCTGAGGAGTTAAAAACGTGTATTGTAGCTGCGTATGGGCTTTTGGGAAGGGAAGTGTTAGCCGAGATGTCATATTGGCTGAATGATAGAGAGAGTGAAATGGTGGGCCTAGTGGCTTCTCCCGTCGAGATAGCAACGGACAAAGATTTCAGGATTTTCAAGGCGCTTCACCGGGTAGACAAATCCGTCAATATCTTCGTAACATTAAGAGAAAGTGTTGGAGGAGAAATGATATTTCTAAGGTCGGAACGAGTAATACGGGTCCAAATGAATTCACCCGTTCGACCTCCTGATGAAGATGTTGCTTTTTTGATGGAAGTTCAGCAAATCGAAGAACGCTACAAACGCAACTCTCAGTCTGGCGGCATGGTTGCGACGTCAAAGGACCAAGACAAAAGCGGAGAAACTCTTGACGATAGGAGTGGGGCTAATTCAGAGAATTGCGCGCAAGAAAAGGGGAATGTTTGTGGAGATGACTTGGCAGTGGATAATAGAGAGAATAAGGAAGGCAAAGTCGAAGAAGGAGGCGCAGTAAAAACGGCGCCATATAATCTGCCTCAACAAATCTGTCTCATAGAAGATACGAGAACGCTACGTGTTGAACAGGTTTCAGTGGAGAATGGAAATAATGGAGGAGCTCACGAAGATGTTGTTGCAGAAGATGAAGGCGACGATAGCGATTACGACTACAATGGCTGGCATGATTATTGTAGAAACGATTGCGTGACGGACGACGACGACGATTTTGTAGAAGGTCCAGGCAGAGGAAGAAGTGGTGGACAGTCTGGTGGGAAGGGTATTCGGCGTCCTGGCGGTATTGGTGGCACAGGGGCTGCAAAATCGGCGTGTGGTAAGAAGCAACGATCACGTGGAGGtggatatatatccaaaaataacGATTCTTCTGTGGAAATCACCGATCTAGCAAGAGATCTTGGATCACCCTCCAGATTGGACACAGAAGTAACAGAGACCGAGGTAGGTGTTGATGTTGTTCTTGTGACGCCCCCTCAATCTAAAAACAAACACACCCGGGTGACTgaagataatgatgatgatgctgtTGTTGACACTCCTATTCCCCAGCCGGCCGCATTTCAGGGTGAAGAAGTATTGACGAAAGCCGGAGATAATGTGAGTGGTACTCCTACAGACGTTGGTTGTGCGCCCAATCAAGCAACAGAGGCCGTTGAAAGTGGTGACATATGTCTCGAAACTCCCCCAAAACAATATAACACGCACAACCGTGAGCTCGAAGATGAGGACGATGTTGATCCTCCTGTCACCGCAACTAGACAAGTTCAGGGTGGAGAAGCATTCATGAAAGGCATACAAGTACCAGATATGTATGGATATAATGATGTAGATGGTGTGTATAATGAAATGGATGGAAGCAGCTGCAACCCTCTTGACATTGACTTCAACAAGGAGGACTCTGACATATACGTGGGAAGGACGTTCAAGCACAAAGCGGAGTGCAAGTTGACGTTGGCTATCTACGCAATTGCTAAGGTGTGCACGTTTAAGCTCAGGCATTGCAAACGCCGATTGACGGCGAAATGCTACGAAAAAGAATGCAAGTGGAGAGTAGTGGCTGTTCAACTCGGTGATTCTCCAACTTATCTGGTTAAAAAGGCAATTCTGAATCATGTATGCGTAGCCGATGTTAGAGGGAAGTATAAAAAACATGGTACAGCCAAAGTGCTTGCAGCTCTATTGCGTTCGAAATACGAGAGGCTCTACTCTGGGCCGCGTGCTATGAAACTTCCGGAAATGTTGCGAACGGAATTCAACTATACATGCTCATACTGGAAAGCTTGGAAAGCGAAAGAACTAGCGATTGCATCTGCGCAAGGAATAGAGGAGGATTCATACAAGATGCTACCACAGTACTTCCATGTACTCAAGCTAGCAAATCCTGGAACAATCACcgatattaaaacagaaaaagacaaagaaggaaaaacaaggttTAAGTATGCGTTCATGTCCCTGAAAGCATGCATCGATGGATGGAAGTACCTGAGGAAGGTGCTAGTGGTGGACGGCACCCACATGTTTGGAAAGTACAAAGGTGTTTTTCTAAGTGCCAGCGGACAAGATGCTAACAGCCGCGTATTCCCGATTGCTTTCGCAGTAGTGGAAAGCGAGAACACATAA
- the LOC106374582 gene encoding probable xyloglucan endotransglucosylase/hydrolase protein 10 isoform X1, translating to MTSVKRSKSFLLLIYLISSLLLRVSEASVVSSGDFDKDFLVTWSPTHVNTSSDGRSRTLKLDQESGASFSSIQTFLFGKIDMKIKLIPGPSQGTVVAYYMSSDQTNRDEIDFEFLGNVNGQPYILQTNIYADGVDNREERIHLWFDPTKDFHTYSILWNVHQIVGGFRFMVDQIPIRMYRNHSEKGVAYPRLQPMSIKVSLWNGESWATSGGHEKVDWSKAPFVASFGDYKIDACIWKGNPTLCNEENNENWWNKNEFSSLTRVQKRWFKWVSKYHLIYDYCQDYARFHNKLPKECSLPKY from the exons atgacGTCCGTAAAGCGGTCAAAATCATTTCTACTTCTAATTTATTTAATCTCAAGTTTGCTATTACGGGTCTCAGAAGCGTCCGTTGTTTCATCCGGAGATTTTGATAAGGACTTCCTCGTCACATGGTCTCCAACCCACGTTAACACCTCCAGCGATGGTCGATCAAGAACTCTTAAGCTTGATCAAGAATCTG GAGCTTCCTTTTCTTCCATCCAGACGTTCTTGTTCGGAAAAATAGATATGAAGATCAAACTAATTCCTGGACCTTCTCAAGGAACCGTGGTTGCTTATTAT ATGTCCTCGGACCAGACCAACCGGGATGAGATAGACTTTGAATTCTTGGGAAACGTAAACGGGCAGCCTTATATTCTTCAGACGAATATCTATGCCGATGGAGTTGACAATCGTGAAGAAAGGATCCATCTCTGGTTTGACCCAACCAAGGACTTTCACACCTATTCCATCTTGTGGAACGTTCACCAAATTGT GGGTGGTTTTAGGTTTATGGTGGATCAAATTCCGATAAGAATGTACAGAAACCATTCAGAGAAAGGAGTAGCCTATCCAAGGTTGCAACCTATGAGTATAAAAGTGAGTCTATGGAACGGTGAGAGCTGGGCTACAAGTGGTGGGCATGAGAAAGTTGATTGGTCAAAGGCTCCATTTGTGGCATCCTttggggattacaagatagatgCTTGTATTTGGAAAGGCAACCCAACATTGTGTAACGAAGAGAACAATGAAAATTGGTGGAACAAAAATGAATTCAGTTCTTTAACAAGAGTGCAAAAGAGATGGTTTAAATGGGTAAGTAAGTACCATTTGATTTATGATTATTGCCAAGATTATGCAAGGTTCCATAACAAGCTCCCCAAGGAATGTTCTCTTCCTAAATATTAA
- the LOC106349951 gene encoding uncharacterized protein LOC106349951, giving the protein MVGRAGDAFRVSEFKEIMELIKLTDWRCWDYLEKIDKKLWTRSHFEGERFNVMTSNAAESLNNALLPARDSPIMALFEFIRRKLCTWYVSRRTEISKMKGNVPDNIQKILVEQLVLSTGLLVMPCSTWLFEVTHRPTNFGFTVDLDKRTCTCLEFQKLDLPCRHAIAAASCRNMQYTMFFCKHHLKETWAETIRGIILPVPDPKDVEVPAEILTVDIYPPTTKRTKGRPGIKRKLSAGEIPVRLWC; this is encoded by the coding sequence ATGGTTGGCAGAGCTGGGGATGCGTTCAGAGTTTCGGAGTTTAAGGAGATAATGGAGCTTATTAAACTGACGGATTGGAGATGCTGGGATTATTTGGAGAAGATCGACAAGAAGCTATGGACACGTTCACATTTCGAAGGGGAGAGATTTAACGTGATGACTTCTAACGCTGCTGAATCGTTGAATAATGCTCTTCTGCCCGCTCGTGATAGTCCTATAATGGCATTGTTCGAGTTTATTCGCCGGAAGCTGTGTACATGGTATGTGAGCAGACGCACCGAGATCAGTAAGATGAAGGGAAATGTTCCAGATAATATTCAAAAGATACTGGTCGAACAGCTGGTGCTGTCAACGGGCCTTCTAGTTATGCCATGTTCGACTTGGTTATTCGAAGTTACGCACAGGCCAACTAATTTTGGTTTCACGGTTGATCTGGATAAACGAACTTGCACTTGCCTCGAATTCCAAAAGCTTGATTTGCCATGCCGACATGCCATCGCTGCTGCTTCTTGCCGTAATATGCAGTACACCATGTTTTTTTGCAAACACCATCTCAAAGAGACATGGGCTGAAACAATTAGGGGTATCATACTTCCGGTTCCGGATCCAAAGGATGTTGAAGTCCCAGCCGAAATACTAACGGTTGATATTTATCCACCAACGACCAAACGAACGAAGGGAAGACCAGGAATCAAACGTAAACTGTCCGCAGGAGAGATACCGGTAAGACTGTGGTGTTGA
- the LOC106374582 gene encoding probable xyloglucan endotransglucosylase/hydrolase protein 10 isoform X2 — MTSVKRSKSFLLLIYLISSLLLRVSEASVVSSGDFDKDFLVTWSPTHVNTSSDGRSRTLKLDQESGASFSSIQTFLFGKIDMKIKLIPGPSQGTVVAYYMSSDQTNRDEIDFEFLGNVNGQPYILQTNIYADGVDNREERIHLWFDPTKDFHTYSILWNVHQIVFMVDQIPIRMYRNHSEKGVAYPRLQPMSIKVSLWNGESWATSGGHEKVDWSKAPFVASFGDYKIDACIWKGNPTLCNEENNENWWNKNEFSSLTRVQKRWFKWVSKYHLIYDYCQDYARFHNKLPKECSLPKY; from the exons atgacGTCCGTAAAGCGGTCAAAATCATTTCTACTTCTAATTTATTTAATCTCAAGTTTGCTATTACGGGTCTCAGAAGCGTCCGTTGTTTCATCCGGAGATTTTGATAAGGACTTCCTCGTCACATGGTCTCCAACCCACGTTAACACCTCCAGCGATGGTCGATCAAGAACTCTTAAGCTTGATCAAGAATCTG GAGCTTCCTTTTCTTCCATCCAGACGTTCTTGTTCGGAAAAATAGATATGAAGATCAAACTAATTCCTGGACCTTCTCAAGGAACCGTGGTTGCTTATTAT ATGTCCTCGGACCAGACCAACCGGGATGAGATAGACTTTGAATTCTTGGGAAACGTAAACGGGCAGCCTTATATTCTTCAGACGAATATCTATGCCGATGGAGTTGACAATCGTGAAGAAAGGATCCATCTCTGGTTTGACCCAACCAAGGACTTTCACACCTATTCCATCTTGTGGAACGTTCACCAAATTGT GTTTATGGTGGATCAAATTCCGATAAGAATGTACAGAAACCATTCAGAGAAAGGAGTAGCCTATCCAAGGTTGCAACCTATGAGTATAAAAGTGAGTCTATGGAACGGTGAGAGCTGGGCTACAAGTGGTGGGCATGAGAAAGTTGATTGGTCAAAGGCTCCATTTGTGGCATCCTttggggattacaagatagatgCTTGTATTTGGAAAGGCAACCCAACATTGTGTAACGAAGAGAACAATGAAAATTGGTGGAACAAAAATGAATTCAGTTCTTTAACAAGAGTGCAAAAGAGATGGTTTAAATGGGTAAGTAAGTACCATTTGATTTATGATTATTGCCAAGATTATGCAAGGTTCCATAACAAGCTCCCCAAGGAATGTTCTCTTCCTAAATATTAA